From the genome of Streptacidiphilus rugosus AM-16, one region includes:
- a CDS encoding VOC family protein — MIAADTHVRVARPSRDLAAAERFYVQALGLAVLWRTTERVPGEHDLLMVGPEGGRWHFELTHDPEHPLEPTPTVDDLFVVYLGRPADQELIDRLLAAGGTRVPAHNPYWDVHGVTVADPDGYRLVLCSRSWS; from the coding sequence GTGATCGCCGCGGACACCCACGTCCGGGTGGCCAGGCCCTCGCGCGACCTGGCCGCCGCCGAGCGCTTCTACGTCCAGGCGCTGGGCCTGGCCGTGCTGTGGCGTACCACCGAGCGCGTGCCGGGCGAGCACGACCTGCTCATGGTCGGCCCGGAGGGCGGCCGTTGGCACTTCGAGCTGACCCACGACCCGGAGCATCCGCTGGAGCCCACCCCGACCGTCGACGACCTCTTCGTCGTCTACCTGGGCCGGCCGGCCGATCAGGAGCTGATCGACCGGCTGCTGGCCGCCGGGGGCACCAGGGTCCCCGCGCACAACCCCTACTGGGACGTCCACGGCGTCACCGTCGCGGACCCCGACGGCTACCGGCTCGTCCTCTGCTCCCGCAGCTGGTCCTGA
- a CDS encoding class F sortase, with the protein MAEKRLLGGGCRSAASATASLCAAAAVLALTGCGTDAPASRPARPARAAAPAAASPTSAAAVAAAALPVTVPTVGPAPVPMPASIPVRVDLRRIGVDAPLMQVTRGSDGNVETPPYSRPTTAGWFNGSVTPGQTGTAVIVGHVDTRTGPAVFYPLSTSRPGDLVDVRRADRTTAEFTVDSIQVIPRESFDESAVYGSTGRPELRLITCGGTFDKETQEYSSNVVVFAHLTRTAPGGSD; encoded by the coding sequence GTGGCTGAGAAACGCCTCCTCGGTGGCGGTTGCCGTTCCGCGGCATCCGCCACCGCGTCGTTGTGCGCGGCGGCCGCCGTGCTGGCGCTGACCGGGTGCGGCACGGACGCCCCCGCGAGTCGGCCCGCCCGGCCCGCGCGGGCGGCCGCGCCTGCCGCCGCGTCGCCAACCTCCGCGGCGGCGGTGGCGGCCGCGGCCCTGCCGGTGACCGTGCCGACCGTCGGCCCCGCCCCCGTCCCGATGCCGGCCTCGATCCCGGTCCGCGTGGACCTGCGACGCATCGGCGTGGACGCTCCGCTGATGCAGGTGACCCGCGGCTCCGACGGGAACGTCGAGACGCCCCCGTACAGCAGGCCCACCACGGCCGGCTGGTTCAACGGCTCGGTGACGCCGGGTCAGACCGGAACCGCGGTGATCGTCGGGCATGTCGACACCCGGACCGGACCGGCCGTCTTCTACCCGCTCAGCACCAGCCGTCCCGGTGATCTGGTGGACGTCCGCCGGGCCGACCGCACGACGGCCGAGTTCACCGTCGACTCGATCCAGGTCATCCCGCGGGAGTCCTTCGACGAGTCCGCGGTCTACGGCTCCACGGGGCGGCCGGAGCTGCGCCTGATCACCTGCGGCGGCACCTTCGACAAGGAGACCCAGGAGTACTCCAGCAACGTCGTCGTCTTCGCCCACCTCACCCGGACGGCCCCGGGCGGCTCCGACTGA
- a CDS encoding cupin domain-containing protein, with product MTEGQAPFAPLLTRGADAETCADPSSVITLLADSDRTADGFTSYRSTFAAGAVGAPAHLHTKATEIFFVVGGSLRVLVGEEISVLNAGDLLAVPPHTPHAFAAAPGCEADVLFVFTPGMGRFDYLRLLGRVMRGEADPREIAESAERFDNHYVDSPVWRAALEASA from the coding sequence ATGACCGAAGGACAAGCCCCTTTCGCCCCGCTGCTCACCCGCGGCGCGGACGCCGAGACCTGCGCCGACCCGAGCAGCGTCATCACGTTGCTGGCCGACTCCGACCGCACCGCAGACGGCTTCACCAGCTACCGCTCCACCTTCGCGGCGGGAGCCGTGGGTGCTCCGGCGCACCTGCACACGAAGGCGACGGAGATCTTCTTCGTGGTCGGCGGCTCGCTGCGGGTGCTGGTCGGGGAGGAGATCAGCGTGCTGAACGCGGGCGACCTCCTGGCCGTCCCGCCCCACACCCCGCACGCCTTCGCGGCCGCGCCCGGCTGCGAGGCCGACGTGCTGTTCGTCTTCACGCCTGGCATGGGCCGTTTCGACTACCTGCGCCTGCTGGGCCGGGTGATGCGCGGGGAGGCCGATCCGCGGGAGATCGCCGAGTCCGCGGAGCGGTTCGACAACCACTACGTCGACAGTCCGGTCTGGCGCGCCGCCCTGGAGGCGTCCGCGTGA
- a CDS encoding streptophobe family protein, with protein MQAGDRHTGTASLPARSLGAAAVLVLGALAVMAALGALGLWLAGADALPGDSFGPVLAATMLMALGAPVTVAGTAGGLAQANAALEVLPLTLSLAGALVVGLAFLRPLRHRAVAHTGELLARLAAAALLWAVAVWLLALTARHSFVISTGSSLTDQIGSALGASPTVGFRVGVGPAIGFGLLWLLVVLALTFLVSRSAPLPPRLLRFQDAVRPAGSAVLAVLLGYVLVALVAGLVTAVVHGPARDVLAVVVLALPNVAWLAFGVGLGGSWHGHLNAGIGLPMPKVLSAALRAAGAGTHDTTVDLATLAQRDGRVWLLPVLAGLALLGCGVALGAGGVRRASEGGTSPLWRHAVSLGVATACAMLLVGLLTRVSAAYGLSLFGVGGTGGLSDLLGDLTGGGSGGSGGSGGQNSLAAGAVSLVPDLARGVLLGALWGALAGAAGGWLGARLWRGRYVVGGAGSVGSAPGE; from the coding sequence ATGCAAGCGGGTGACCGACACACCGGCACGGCGTCCCTGCCCGCGCGCAGCCTCGGCGCCGCGGCGGTGCTCGTCCTCGGCGCGCTCGCGGTGATGGCCGCGCTCGGCGCGCTGGGGCTCTGGCTGGCCGGGGCGGACGCCCTGCCCGGCGACTCGTTCGGGCCGGTGCTGGCCGCCACCATGCTGATGGCGCTCGGGGCTCCGGTGACCGTGGCGGGCACGGCCGGCGGCCTGGCCCAGGCGAACGCGGCCCTGGAGGTCCTGCCGCTGACCTTGAGCCTGGCCGGCGCCCTGGTCGTCGGGCTGGCCTTCCTGCGTCCGCTCCGGCACCGCGCGGTAGCCCATACGGGTGAACTGCTCGCACGTCTCGCGGCCGCCGCGCTGCTCTGGGCGGTGGCCGTCTGGCTGCTGGCGCTGACGGCCAGGCACAGCTTCGTCATCTCCACCGGCAGTTCGCTGACCGACCAGATCGGCAGCGCGCTGGGCGCCTCGCCGACGGTCGGCTTCCGGGTCGGTGTCGGCCCGGCGATCGGCTTCGGGCTGCTCTGGCTGCTGGTGGTACTGGCGCTCACCTTCCTGGTCTCCCGGTCGGCGCCGCTCCCGCCCCGGCTGCTGCGCTTCCAGGACGCGGTGCGCCCGGCGGGTTCGGCGGTGCTGGCGGTGCTGCTCGGCTACGTGCTGGTCGCCCTGGTCGCGGGGCTGGTCACCGCGGTGGTGCACGGCCCGGCCAGGGACGTGCTCGCGGTGGTCGTGCTGGCGCTGCCCAACGTCGCCTGGCTGGCCTTCGGCGTCGGCCTCGGCGGCTCCTGGCACGGCCATCTCAACGCCGGCATCGGTCTGCCGATGCCGAAAGTCCTCTCCGCCGCGCTCAGGGCCGCGGGCGCGGGGACCCACGACACGACCGTGGACCTGGCCACCCTCGCGCAGCGCGACGGCCGGGTCTGGCTGCTGCCCGTCCTGGCGGGCCTCGCCCTGCTCGGCTGCGGGGTGGCGCTGGGCGCGGGCGGCGTACGGCGGGCCTCCGAGGGCGGCACGTCACCGCTGTGGCGGCACGCGGTCAGCCTGGGCGTGGCGACCGCCTGCGCGATGCTGCTGGTGGGGCTGCTGACCCGGGTGTCGGCGGCCTACGGCCTCTCCCTGTTCGGGGTGGGCGGCACCGGCGGGCTCTCGGACCTGCTGGGCGATCTGACCGGCGGCGGCTCGGGTGGGTCCGGAGGCTCCGGCGGACAGAACAGCCTGGCGGCGGGCGCGGTCTCCCTGGTGCCCGACCTGGCCAGAGGTGTCCTGCTGGGCGCGCTGTGGGGCGCGCTCGCGGGCGCGGCCGGCGGCTGGCTCGGCGCCCGCCTGTGGCGCGGGCGCTACGTGGTCGGGGGCGCCGGGTCCGTCGGGTCGGCCCCGGGCGAGTAG
- a CDS encoding DUF6777 domain-containing protein, with amino-acid sequence MADRPGPPPPGEPPSGGRRLGSSPEGGGPHRPWWRRPGLLAGLGAAVVAAVVVPLVLTGSGTSQAVALQPADSTGPEPFTPPPPGHPSASPSPRHTGATGSASASPVATGQTTRVVRGTALGLYGGTESVSSCDVAQLSAFLTTHQDKGRAWAGVEGIPQDQIAAFLRTLTPVVLRADTRVTNHGFANGQATSFQSVLQVGTAVLIDNRGLPRARCACGNPLLAPQSTGDETFTGTAWPTFRVENVVIVQPAVTEQQTITLYDQDTGQWFVRPVGSRGGGDHSIPPPNPSASASGSAGSATTGSATPCASPDASASASGAASGSPCPSTGALLKSPSGSPSTSSPSPSGSSGSPSPAPSGSGSGSGGSPSEQAPSPAVSSGAPASAPVEQAPSSAAAPPS; translated from the coding sequence ATGGCGGACCGGCCGGGCCCGCCGCCGCCCGGTGAGCCGCCGTCCGGCGGACGCAGACTGGGCTCCTCGCCCGAGGGCGGCGGCCCGCACCGGCCCTGGTGGCGGCGGCCGGGTCTGCTGGCCGGGCTGGGCGCGGCGGTCGTGGCCGCCGTGGTGGTGCCGCTGGTGCTGACGGGATCGGGAACCAGCCAGGCCGTCGCACTCCAGCCCGCGGACTCCACGGGGCCCGAGCCCTTCACCCCGCCGCCGCCCGGTCACCCCAGCGCGAGTCCTTCGCCCCGGCACACCGGCGCGACCGGCTCGGCGAGCGCCTCGCCCGTCGCGACCGGGCAGACGACGCGGGTCGTGCGCGGCACCGCGCTCGGCCTGTACGGCGGCACGGAGTCCGTCTCCAGTTGTGACGTGGCCCAGCTCTCCGCGTTCCTGACCACGCACCAGGACAAGGGTCGCGCCTGGGCCGGGGTCGAGGGCATCCCGCAGGACCAGATCGCCGCCTTCCTGCGGACCCTCACCCCGGTCGTGCTCCGCGCCGACACCAGGGTCACCAACCACGGCTTCGCGAACGGGCAGGCGACCTCGTTCCAGTCGGTGCTGCAGGTGGGCACCGCGGTACTGATCGACAACCGCGGTCTGCCCCGGGCCCGTTGCGCCTGCGGCAACCCGCTGCTCGCGCCGCAGTCCACCGGCGACGAGACCTTCACCGGGACCGCCTGGCCGACCTTCAGGGTCGAGAACGTCGTGATCGTGCAGCCCGCGGTGACCGAGCAGCAGACCATCACGCTCTACGACCAGGACACAGGGCAGTGGTTCGTCCGGCCGGTCGGCAGCCGGGGCGGTGGGGACCACAGCATCCCGCCGCCGAACCCGAGCGCCTCCGCGAGCGGATCGGCGGGCTCCGCCACCACCGGCTCGGCCACGCCGTGCGCGTCCCCCGACGCCTCCGCCAGCGCGTCCGGCGCCGCCTCGGGCTCGCCCTGCCCGTCGACCGGCGCGTTGCTGAAGAGCCCGTCCGGATCGCCGTCGACCTCGTCCCCCAGCCCCTCGGGCAGCTCGGGCTCGCCGTCCCCTGCGCCCTCGGGCTCCGGGTCAGGCTCCGGCGGTTCGCCCTCGGAGCAGGCGCCCTCACCCGCGGTCTCCTCCGGGGCCCCGGCGAGCGCCCCGGTCGAACAGGCGCCCTCCTCCGCGGCCGCCCCGCCCAGCTGA
- a CDS encoding molybdopterin-dependent oxidoreductase: MSFSVTVNGREVDAEPRAGQCLRTYLRDRGWFGVKKGCDAGDCGACTVQVDGEPVHSCLYPAQRAEGRAVTTVEGLAKDGELHPMQQRFLDAQGFQCGFCTAGFLMTTTAAGFDEEKQADLPRALKGNLCRCTGYRAVEDAIRGVKHTERPCAGQAVGRSLGAPAGPQVVTGTARYTFDMEVEGLLHMKLLRSPHPHARIVSIDTAAALRVPGVHAVLTHHDAPDTLYSSARHEHPTEDPDDTRVLDDVVRFVGQRVAAVVADSEAAAEEGCRRVVVEYQPLPHVIDPEEAMAPGAPVIHPKGPESRIFRAGNNVCGEVHGETGDVERGFAEADVVYEETFRTQRVQHASLETHGCLVYFEGTDEEGADGADGANGEERIVVRSSTQVPFLTRRALCALYGLPEEKVRVVAGRVGGGFGGKQEMLTEDIAVLAAMKLHRPVKLEFTRAEQFHGATTRHPFTVTVKVGARRDGTLTALRFRVVANTGAYGNHGPAVMFHSVGESMGVYKAPNKKVNAYSVYTNVVPAGAFRGYGLGQVTFALESAMDELARLLDMDPLVLREKNVIGPGDHMEGPCGEEEDLHIASYGLDQCLQVVRDALADDRSAELAPPGWLVGQGFAMAAIATGPPGGHYADATVSLLDDGSYDIAVGTAEFGNGTTTVHKQITAGALGTTVDRIAVRQSDTDVVRHDTGAFGSAGTVVAGKAVMKAANALAGQILSFAAEYARVPQSQLRLTADAVECQGRIVTLKELFEAARGQGVELVGTGHWGGSPRSVAFNSQWFRVAVDPDTGEIRILRSVHGADAGKVMNPLQCRGQVEGGVAQALGATLFERVLVDERGEVTTAAFRRYRLPAYADVPRTEVHFSETSDAIGPLGAKSMSESPFNPVTPAFANALRDATGIRFTEAPFLRDQVWQALDRRR, translated from the coding sequence ATGAGCTTCTCCGTCACCGTCAACGGCCGCGAGGTCGACGCCGAGCCGAGGGCCGGTCAGTGCCTGCGCACCTACCTGCGCGACCGCGGCTGGTTCGGGGTCAAGAAGGGCTGCGACGCCGGCGACTGCGGCGCCTGCACCGTGCAGGTCGACGGCGAACCGGTGCACAGCTGCCTCTACCCGGCGCAGCGCGCCGAGGGCCGGGCGGTGACCACCGTGGAGGGCCTGGCCAAGGACGGCGAACTGCACCCGATGCAGCAACGGTTCCTCGACGCCCAGGGCTTCCAGTGCGGCTTCTGCACCGCGGGCTTCCTGATGACCACGACCGCCGCCGGATTCGACGAGGAGAAACAGGCCGACCTGCCCAGGGCGCTGAAGGGCAACCTGTGCCGCTGCACCGGCTACCGGGCCGTCGAGGACGCCATCCGCGGCGTCAAGCACACCGAACGGCCCTGCGCCGGCCAGGCGGTCGGCCGCAGCCTCGGCGCGCCCGCCGGGCCCCAGGTGGTGACCGGCACCGCACGCTACACCTTCGACATGGAGGTCGAGGGTCTGCTGCACATGAAGCTGCTGCGCTCCCCGCACCCCCACGCCCGCATCGTCTCCATCGACACCGCCGCCGCCCTGCGGGTCCCCGGCGTGCACGCGGTGCTCACCCATCACGACGCTCCCGACACCCTCTACTCCTCGGCCCGGCACGAGCACCCGACCGAGGACCCGGACGACACCCGGGTGCTGGACGACGTGGTGCGCTTCGTCGGGCAGCGCGTGGCGGCCGTCGTGGCCGACAGCGAGGCCGCGGCCGAGGAGGGCTGCCGCCGGGTGGTGGTCGAGTACCAGCCGCTCCCCCACGTGATCGACCCGGAGGAGGCGATGGCGCCCGGTGCGCCGGTCATCCACCCGAAGGGGCCGGAGTCGCGCATCTTCCGCGCCGGGAACAACGTCTGCGGCGAGGTGCACGGCGAGACGGGGGACGTCGAGCGGGGCTTCGCCGAGGCCGACGTCGTCTACGAGGAGACCTTCCGGACCCAGCGCGTGCAGCACGCCAGCCTGGAGACGCACGGCTGCCTCGTCTACTTCGAGGGGACCGACGAGGAGGGTGCCGACGGTGCGGACGGTGCGAACGGCGAGGAGCGGATCGTGGTCCGCTCCAGCACCCAGGTGCCCTTCCTGACCCGCCGCGCCCTGTGCGCGCTGTACGGACTCCCGGAGGAGAAGGTGCGGGTGGTCGCGGGGCGGGTCGGCGGCGGGTTCGGCGGCAAGCAGGAGATGCTCACCGAGGACATCGCCGTACTGGCCGCGATGAAGCTGCACCGGCCGGTGAAGCTGGAGTTCACCCGCGCCGAGCAGTTCCACGGCGCCACCACCCGGCACCCGTTCACGGTCACGGTGAAGGTCGGCGCCCGGCGCGACGGCACCCTGACCGCCCTCCGGTTCCGGGTCGTCGCCAACACCGGCGCCTACGGCAACCACGGTCCGGCCGTGATGTTCCACAGCGTCGGCGAGTCGATGGGCGTCTACAAGGCGCCGAACAAGAAGGTGAACGCCTACTCGGTCTACACCAACGTCGTGCCCGCCGGCGCGTTCCGCGGCTACGGGCTGGGCCAGGTCACCTTCGCCCTGGAGTCCGCCATGGACGAGCTGGCCCGGCTCCTCGACATGGACCCGCTCGTCCTGCGCGAGAAGAACGTGATCGGTCCCGGCGACCACATGGAGGGCCCCTGCGGCGAGGAGGAGGACCTGCACATCGCCAGCTACGGCCTGGACCAGTGCCTGCAGGTGGTCCGCGACGCCCTCGCCGACGATCGCAGCGCCGAACTGGCCCCGCCCGGCTGGCTGGTGGGTCAGGGCTTCGCGATGGCCGCCATCGCCACCGGTCCGCCCGGCGGACACTACGCCGACGCGACGGTCAGCCTGCTCGACGACGGCAGCTACGACATCGCCGTCGGCACGGCCGAGTTCGGCAACGGCACCACCACCGTCCACAAGCAGATCACCGCCGGCGCGCTCGGCACCACCGTCGACCGGATCGCCGTCCGCCAGTCCGACACCGACGTCGTCCGGCACGACACCGGAGCGTTCGGCTCGGCCGGCACCGTGGTGGCCGGAAAGGCGGTGATGAAGGCCGCCAACGCCCTGGCCGGGCAGATCCTGTCCTTCGCCGCCGAGTACGCCCGCGTGCCGCAGAGCCAACTCCGGCTGACGGCGGACGCGGTGGAGTGCCAGGGCCGGATCGTGACGTTGAAGGAACTCTTCGAGGCCGCCCGCGGCCAGGGAGTGGAGCTCGTCGGCACCGGGCACTGGGGCGGCTCGCCGCGCTCGGTGGCCTTCAACTCCCAGTGGTTCCGCGTCGCGGTGGACCCGGACACCGGGGAGATCAGGATCCTGCGCAGCGTCCACGGCGCCGACGCGGGCAAGGTGATGAACCCGCTGCAGTGCCGGGGCCAGGTCGAGGGCGGCGTCGCCCAGGCGCTCGGCGCGACGCTCTTCGAGCGGGTCCTGGTCGACGAGCGCGGCGAGGTCACCACCGCCGCCTTCCGACGCTACCGCCTCCCGGCCTACGCGGACGTGCCGCGCACGGAGGTGCACTTCTCGGAGACCTCCGACGCGATCGGCCCACTGGGCGCGAAGTCCATGAGCGAGAGCCCGTTCAATCCCGTCACCCCGGCCTTCGCCAACGCGCTGCGGGACGCCACCGGCATCCGCTTCACCGAGGCCCCCTTCCTGCGCGACCAGGTGTGGCAGGCGCTGGACCGGCGGCGCTGA